Proteins encoded by one window of Streptomyces sp. NBC_01477:
- a CDS encoding carbohydrate ABC transporter permease, whose translation MTTAPRPALTETAAAGRGPAPRPAGAAGPGSGRRVPRRRTYEAVSGYLFVAPAVILFAVMGLYTVGYGFLLSFARWNGFAPHWTWVGVQNYKDLLWQNPAYAPRLHHAAVHTLYVMIAVPLLTVLVSFPLAVLLNSAKRMQGVLRSVYFVPYVTSGVAVFFAWQYILQPDGAVNTVLGSLGMGSLSQPQGWLGNPHTALPTMIVVTVWGAVPVAMLLYLTGLQGIDRSVLEASQLDGAGWWRTNVSVVWPLVRPITSIVVLLNLRDSLQGFQTFLVMTNGGPGDHTNVLGLEAYRLAFLKDLAPTLGLASALGWILFAAALVIALINLRVMRSKT comes from the coding sequence GTGACCACCGCACCCCGTCCCGCACTGACGGAGACGGCCGCCGCCGGCCGGGGACCCGCTCCCCGGCCGGCCGGCGCGGCCGGCCCCGGAAGCGGCCGGCGCGTCCCGCGCCGCCGCACCTACGAGGCAGTCTCCGGTTACCTGTTCGTCGCCCCCGCCGTGATCCTCTTCGCGGTCATGGGCCTGTACACCGTGGGGTACGGCTTCCTGCTGAGCTTCGCCCGCTGGAACGGCTTCGCGCCGCACTGGACCTGGGTGGGCGTGCAGAACTACAAGGACCTGCTCTGGCAGAACCCGGCCTACGCCCCGCGGCTGCACCACGCGGCCGTGCACACGCTGTACGTGATGATCGCCGTCCCGCTGCTGACCGTGCTGGTGTCCTTCCCGCTGGCGGTGCTGCTCAACTCGGCCAAGCGGATGCAGGGCGTGCTGCGCTCGGTCTACTTCGTGCCGTACGTGACCAGCGGCGTCGCGGTCTTCTTCGCCTGGCAGTACATCCTCCAGCCGGACGGCGCGGTCAACACCGTGCTCGGCAGCCTCGGCATGGGCTCGCTGTCCCAGCCGCAGGGCTGGCTCGGCAATCCGCACACCGCGCTGCCCACCATGATCGTGGTCACCGTGTGGGGCGCGGTGCCGGTGGCGATGCTGCTGTACCTGACCGGCCTGCAGGGCATCGACCGCAGTGTGCTGGAAGCCTCGCAGCTGGACGGCGCCGGATGGTGGCGTACCAATGTCTCGGTGGTGTGGCCGCTGGTGCGGCCGATCACCTCGATCGTGGTGCTGCTGAACCTGCGCGACTCGCTGCAGGGCTTCCAGACCTTCCTGGTGATGACCAACGGCGGCCCCGGCGACCACACCAACGTGCTCGGCCTTGAGGCCTACCGGCTGGCCTTCCTCAAGGACCTCGCGCCGACCCTCGGTCTGGCCAGTGCGCTCGGCTGGATCCTCTTCGCCGCCGCGCTGGTCATCGCGCTGATCAACCTGCGAGTCATGCGGAGCAAGACATGA
- a CDS encoding carbohydrate ABC transporter permease, protein MTTIPFTSRPPRRPGPPGTGAVRARRISARVLVGALLALYGVISIYPFLWMVSAAFKDQVEVVRGGHLIPHHPTFDTLADTWNQLHFFRYFMNSLEVSALTVVLTLVVYAAAGYAFAVLDFPGRGALQKLFVALLFVPGVTVMLPIVLLENKMGILGTHMGLVLPFVNGGAPLSVLLMTGAFTSVPKELRESARVDGANEFHIFTRIYLPLTRPALITVALITAIPTWNEYLLTRVSLNNESTYTLPLGLQTLASENVPHYNNLMAGALIVVVPVILLFLSLQRYFVNGLVGAVKG, encoded by the coding sequence ATGACAACGATTCCCTTCACCTCTCGGCCCCCGCGCAGGCCCGGCCCGCCCGGCACCGGAGCGGTGCGCGCCCGCAGGATCAGCGCCCGGGTACTGGTCGGCGCGCTGCTCGCGCTCTACGGGGTGATCAGCATCTACCCCTTCCTGTGGATGGTCTCGGCCGCCTTCAAGGACCAGGTCGAGGTGGTGCGCGGCGGCCATCTGATCCCGCACCACCCCACGTTCGACACGCTGGCCGACACCTGGAACCAGCTGCACTTCTTCCGCTACTTCATGAACAGCCTCGAAGTCTCCGCGCTGACCGTGGTGCTGACGCTGGTGGTCTACGCGGCCGCCGGCTACGCCTTCGCGGTGCTGGACTTCCCCGGCCGCGGAGCGCTGCAGAAGCTCTTCGTGGCGCTGCTCTTCGTCCCCGGTGTCACGGTGATGCTGCCGATCGTGCTGCTGGAGAACAAGATGGGCATCCTGGGCACCCATATGGGCCTGGTGCTGCCCTTCGTCAACGGCGGGGCGCCGCTGTCGGTACTGCTGATGACCGGTGCCTTCACCTCGGTGCCCAAGGAGCTGCGGGAGTCGGCGCGGGTGGACGGCGCCAACGAGTTCCACATCTTCACCCGCATCTACCTGCCGCTGACCCGGCCCGCGCTGATCACGGTGGCACTGATCACCGCGATCCCGACCTGGAACGAGTACCTGCTGACCAGGGTGTCGCTGAACAACGAGAGCACCTACACCCTGCCGCTGGGCCTGCAGACGCTCGCGTCGGAGAACGTGCCGCACTACAACAACCTGATGGCCGGCGCGCTGATCGTGGTGGTGCCGGTGATCCTGCTCTTCCTGAGCCTGCAGCGCTACTTCGTCAACGGCCTGGTCGGGGCGGTGAAGGGCTGA
- a CDS encoding NAD-dependent epimerase/dehydratase family protein, with amino-acid sequence MRILVTGAAGHIGGHVTDELLAAGHQVVLTDLVPVGEPRAERVHTGDLQDPDLVRKAMDGAEAVVHLGAIPHPNVDDRSALFAANCLTAHRVFDEAGAAGVRRVVAASSMAAAGLAWSPVPVSPAYVPLDEAHPSLVRDPYGLSKVVLEEIAAAAHRRWGLDAVCMRFPFTGTGDRLDHFLAACAADPAAQRHDLWGWLHTLDAARAIRLAVEGDSRGSRVVNVTAADTTSTVPSADLMAAHHPGVPVPPSVTGHGTLFDTTACTDLLGFVPRRTWRNPPRQKEHISA; translated from the coding sequence ATGCGGATCCTCGTCACCGGGGCCGCCGGGCACATCGGCGGCCATGTCACCGACGAACTCCTCGCGGCCGGGCACCAGGTGGTGCTGACCGACCTGGTGCCGGTCGGGGAACCGCGGGCCGAACGGGTGCACACCGGTGACCTCCAGGACCCGGACCTGGTGCGCAAGGCGATGGACGGCGCCGAGGCGGTGGTCCACCTCGGGGCGATCCCGCACCCCAACGTGGACGACCGCAGCGCGCTGTTCGCCGCCAACTGCCTGACCGCGCACCGGGTCTTCGACGAGGCGGGCGCGGCCGGGGTGCGCCGGGTGGTGGCCGCCTCCAGCATGGCGGCGGCCGGCCTCGCCTGGTCGCCGGTGCCGGTCTCACCGGCGTACGTACCGCTGGACGAGGCGCATCCGAGCCTGGTCCGCGACCCCTACGGGCTGTCCAAGGTGGTCCTTGAGGAGATCGCGGCGGCGGCGCACCGGCGCTGGGGCCTCGACGCGGTGTGCATGCGCTTCCCCTTCACCGGCACCGGCGACCGGCTCGACCACTTCCTCGCCGCCTGCGCCGCCGACCCCGCCGCGCAGCGGCACGACCTGTGGGGCTGGCTGCACACCCTCGACGCGGCGCGGGCGATCCGGCTGGCGGTCGAGGGCGACAGCCGCGGCTCCCGGGTCGTCAACGTCACCGCGGCCGACACCACGTCCACCGTGCCGTCCGCGGACCTGATGGCCGCCCACCACCCGGGCGTGCCCGTACCGCCCTCGGTCACCGGGCACGGCACCCTGTTCGACACGACCGCCTGCACCGATCTGCTGGGGTTCGTCCCCCGGCGCACCTGGCGGAACCCACCCCGGCAGAAAGAGCACATCAGTGCATGA
- a CDS encoding alpha-mannosidase, which yields MHDDRHIVQERITKFLAQVVRPALYGDTADLGLAVWHVPGEPVPVADALSANYSPMAIGDTWGGPWSTSWLKVTGRIPPQWAGRRVEAVFDLGFDLSMGPGGQAEGFVHDGAGSPLQGLHPHHRSVLLAEPAAGGEPVDLLVELAANPMIEGAKSVGTHFGSRETAGTAHLYRLRAAHVAVRENAVWHLLHDMEVLDELMRQLPADGSRRHEILRALARAIDAVDVKDVAGTAPAARDLLADVLSRPAYASAHTVTAVGHAHIDSAWLWPIRETVRKCARTFTNMTTLAEEYPELVFACSSAQQYAWIKERRPEIFERIKKAVTEGNWAPVGGMWVEADGNLPGGEALARQLILGRRFFAEEFGIAQEGVWLPDSFGYTAAYPQLAKLAGASWFLTQKLSWNETNRLPHHTFDWEGIDGTRIFTHFPPVDTYNASLTGAELAHAESNFADKGAATRSLAPFGFGDGGGGPTREMLEKARRLRDLEGSTRVEVGDPADFFAAARAEYDRLPVWRGELYLENHRGTYTSQARTKRGNRRAEALLREAELWSVAAALRGGTPYPYERLESIWQRVLLHQFHDILPGSSIAWVHQEAEAVHAELQAELAEVIGTALDGGEGLAFFNAGPYARREVTVVPAGTGPQEGQPLSDGRRAVLVEAPALGSGRAVACGLPPVTASTEDGTTVLDNGVLRVRIDADGLVRSAVDLRAGREAIAPGSAGNLLQLHPDDPNLWSAWNIDGYYRDTVRDLTEAVSVELTEPGPLLAAVRVERAFGASHLVQHLELTAGSDRLTVRTDIDWQERDTLLKAAWPVNVHADTESAEIQFGHVRRPTHENTSWDAARFELWAHRWVHIGEHGWGAAVVNDSTYGHDVSRQSRDDGGTTTTLRLSLLRSPHSPDPQADRGRHRFSYALVVGAGIGDAVAAGYALNLPLRPAGAAPAGGAPLIGVDNPDITVETVKLADDRSGDVVVRLYESRGGTARGSLRTDFAVAGAEITDLLENPVDRLDADTGGAFPLALRPFQILTLRLRRS from the coding sequence GTGCATGACGACCGGCACATCGTCCAAGAGCGGATCACCAAATTCCTGGCCCAGGTGGTCAGGCCGGCCCTCTACGGGGACACCGCGGACCTCGGCCTGGCCGTGTGGCACGTCCCCGGCGAGCCCGTCCCGGTGGCCGACGCCCTGAGCGCGAACTATTCCCCCATGGCGATCGGCGACACCTGGGGCGGCCCCTGGTCGACCAGCTGGCTCAAGGTCACCGGCCGCATCCCGCCGCAATGGGCGGGCCGGCGCGTCGAGGCGGTCTTCGACCTGGGCTTCGACCTGTCGATGGGTCCCGGCGGGCAGGCCGAGGGCTTCGTGCACGACGGCGCCGGCTCCCCGCTCCAGGGTCTGCACCCGCACCACCGCAGTGTGCTGCTCGCCGAACCGGCGGCCGGCGGGGAGCCGGTGGACCTGCTGGTGGAACTGGCCGCCAACCCGATGATCGAGGGCGCGAAATCGGTCGGCACCCACTTCGGGTCCAGGGAGACCGCGGGCACCGCCCACCTGTACCGGCTGCGGGCCGCGCACGTCGCGGTGCGCGAGAACGCGGTGTGGCACCTGCTGCACGACATGGAGGTGCTGGACGAGCTGATGCGGCAGCTGCCCGCGGACGGTTCGCGCCGGCACGAGATCCTGCGCGCGCTGGCCCGCGCGATCGACGCGGTCGACGTCAAGGACGTGGCGGGCACCGCGCCCGCCGCCCGCGACCTGCTCGCCGACGTCCTGTCCAGGCCCGCGTACGCCTCCGCGCACACCGTCACCGCGGTGGGCCACGCGCACATCGACTCCGCGTGGCTGTGGCCGATCCGGGAGACCGTGCGCAAGTGCGCGCGCACCTTCACCAATATGACGACGCTCGCCGAGGAGTATCCGGAGCTGGTCTTCGCCTGCTCCTCCGCGCAGCAGTACGCCTGGATCAAGGAGCGCCGCCCGGAGATCTTCGAGCGGATCAAGAAGGCCGTCACCGAGGGCAACTGGGCGCCGGTCGGCGGTATGTGGGTGGAGGCCGACGGCAACCTGCCCGGCGGTGAGGCGCTGGCCCGGCAGCTGATCCTCGGCCGGCGCTTCTTCGCCGAGGAGTTCGGCATCGCGCAGGAGGGGGTGTGGCTGCCGGACTCCTTCGGCTACACCGCCGCCTACCCGCAGCTGGCGAAGCTGGCCGGGGCGAGCTGGTTCCTCACTCAGAAGCTGTCGTGGAACGAGACCAACCGGCTGCCGCACCACACTTTCGACTGGGAGGGCATCGACGGCACCCGGATCTTCACCCACTTCCCGCCGGTCGACACCTACAACGCCAGCCTGACCGGCGCCGAACTGGCGCACGCCGAGAGCAACTTCGCCGACAAGGGCGCCGCGACCCGCTCGCTGGCCCCCTTCGGCTTCGGCGACGGCGGCGGCGGCCCCACCCGGGAGATGCTGGAGAAGGCCCGCAGGCTGCGCGACCTCGAAGGCTCCACCCGGGTCGAGGTCGGCGACCCCGCGGACTTCTTCGCTGCGGCCCGCGCCGAATACGACCGGCTGCCGGTCTGGCGCGGCGAGCTGTACCTGGAGAACCACCGCGGTACGTACACCAGCCAGGCCCGCACCAAACGCGGCAACCGGCGGGCCGAGGCGCTGCTGCGGGAGGCCGAGCTGTGGTCGGTGGCCGCGGCACTGCGCGGCGGGACGCCCTACCCGTACGAGCGTCTGGAGTCGATCTGGCAGCGGGTGCTGCTGCACCAGTTCCACGACATCCTGCCGGGCTCCTCGATCGCCTGGGTGCACCAGGAGGCCGAGGCGGTGCACGCCGAGCTCCAGGCGGAGCTGGCCGAGGTGATCGGCACCGCGCTGGACGGCGGCGAGGGCCTGGCCTTCTTCAACGCCGGGCCCTACGCGCGCCGCGAGGTGACCGTAGTGCCGGCCGGAACGGGGCCGCAGGAGGGCCAGCCGCTCTCCGACGGGCGGCGGGCCGTGCTGGTGGAGGCGCCGGCGCTGGGCAGCGGCCGGGCCGTGGCCTGCGGACTGCCGCCGGTCACCGCGAGCACCGAGGACGGCACGACCGTGCTGGACAACGGGGTGCTGCGGGTACGGATCGACGCCGACGGCCTGGTGCGCTCCGCCGTGGACCTGCGGGCCGGCCGGGAGGCCATCGCCCCCGGCAGCGCGGGCAATCTGCTGCAACTGCACCCCGACGACCCGAACCTGTGGAGCGCCTGGAACATCGACGGCTACTACCGGGACACCGTCAGGGACCTCACCGAGGCGGTGTCGGTGGAGCTGACCGAGCCGGGGCCGCTGCTGGCCGCCGTCCGGGTGGAGCGGGCCTTCGGCGCCTCGCACCTGGTGCAGCACCTGGAACTGACCGCGGGCAGCGACCGGCTGACGGTCAGGACCGATATCGACTGGCAGGAGCGCGACACCCTCCTCAAGGCCGCCTGGCCGGTCAATGTGCACGCCGACACCGAGAGCGCGGAGATCCAGTTCGGGCATGTGCGGCGCCCCACCCACGAGAACACCAGCTGGGACGCGGCCCGTTTCGAGCTGTGGGCGCACCGCTGGGTGCACATCGGCGAGCACGGCTGGGGCGCGGCGGTCGTCAACGACTCCACCTACGGCCACGATGTGTCCCGGCAGTCCCGCGACGACGGCGGCACCACGACCACCCTGCGCCTGTCGCTGCTGCGCTCCCCGCACAGCCCCGACCCGCAGGCCGACCGCGGCCGGCACCGGTTCAGCTACGCGCTGGTGGTCGGCGCCGGCATCGGCGACGCCGTCGCGGCGGGCTACGCGCTCAACCTGCCGCTGCGTCCCGCGGGCGCCGCGCCGGCCGGCGGGGCCCCGCTGATCGGCGTGGACAACCCGGACATCACCGTGGAGACCGTCAAGCTCGCCGACGACCGGTCGGGCGACGTCGTGGTGCGGCTGTACGAGTCGCGCGGCGGTACGGCCCGCGGATCGCTGCGTACCGACTTCGCGGTGGCCGGCGCGGAGATCACCGATCTGCTGGAGAACCCGGTGGACCGGCTCGACGCGGACACCGGCGGCGCCTTCCCGCTCGCCCTGCGGCCCTTCCAGATCCTGACGCTCCGGCTGCGCCGGTCCTGA